The following is a genomic window from Sphingobacterium spiritivorum.
TCTATCAATCTCGGATACGAACATTATTGCGGACAATTACAGGGAATGAGAAATTATACCATATCCGGCACCAACTACAGTAATCCGAGAGTTAACAATACGTCCTTTATCAGGCAATTGGCCAGGGGAAAGAAAGTAGCCTGTCAGTCCTGGATTGATCTGTTTTTCACTACGGATATCCATATTTTCGGCCTTGCGCTGGATTTTGTAGAAACGGATCTGTGGTGGCTCCTGACATACAGAGCAAGGAGCAAATTTTACAAACGAAGCTCTTTTATCCGTAATACTATATATTATTATATTCAGGAATATTATACTGAACGATCAAAAGCGAAGCTGGATCTATTGAAAACACATGATGTAAAGATCGTTATCATCAATGAAAATGATAAACAATCTTATTATCAATGTATTTTGGACAGGCTCAAAAATAGTATATAACAAAAAAATGCTTTTCTGTAAAAAGCACATCTTTAAAAATTTACTAATTCTGTTGATTGGAGAAGGTTAACCGGATGTTAACGCTTCTTAGTTTCTGAGGGAGTCTCAGTTGTTGTTGGATTGACAAAACCCCAGTTAGTTACATAATACAAATAGGGATTCTTTTGCAGTTGAGTTTGTTTTACTTTTTGTTTTTTAATCATATATTATTCCTTTCTTTTTGATTTTTACTAATATACGCAATTATTGCGCCAATTCCTAATGCGACACTAAAATTATTAGCAAAAACAGTAATACATGATATCGCTTTGACATTCATAAGACTCCTTCAACAACACCCTATACAATTATAAATAAATGAGTTATCCATCTACAGCTATCTGAAATGTGTATATATTAAATTATTATGAAGTTATCATACATAAAATATTAAGTCCGGAAAAGGCATTTCAATTTAACTATTAACCTCCCCCCCCTCTTGCACATACTCAGGAGTTAGCACTTTCTTCAACTGTAATTTTGCTTTTCGCAATCTCTCCCCTGATCCTGCTGAGAGAAACATGGGTAATACCAAGATAAGAAGCGATCAGACTATGAGGAATACTGGCTTCCAGATCAGGAAATTGACGGCGAAAAAACAGCAGTCTTTCTTTCGCATCATAGCAACGCAGGAATACTTTGTGATGTGAAATCTGCAAAATCTCCTCCTGAATGTAGTGTTTTTCAAAAACCTCAAATTCTTTAAATAATTTCTGCAATCTCTTATATTCTTTAGAGGAGATTTCGGCAAGTACAACATCCGTCACTGCATGGAGACTAAAGATGCTTTTATTATCTCTAGTACGAAGAAAATGAGGAGTAATAAGCGATTTAGATACATAAAAGCCTGTTGTAACTACATTTTCCTTTTCACAAGAGTTATATTTATGAAGTATTCCTGATAGTAATATATATTCCGAATTGTTTACCTGCCCCTCCAGAAATATATTACTTCCTTTAGCGAGTGTCTTTATTTTACATTTTTCATAAAACATTTGTTTCGATAACAATGATTTTACGCCGTAATTATTCAACATACGACTCAACTCTCTTCTTATTTTCCCTTTAGTCCCATTTATCATATATGCTAACTTTTCCATAGTTAATTATCTTAAAACCTTATGTTTTATTAAACTCTTACATTAAAACAGGATGTATTTACAAATCAGAACTTAGATCCGTATTATGCGTTTGTTCTTTTGAATGCTTTCGCATATATACAAAACAATCCTATGTCCTAAATTTTTAAGATTACAAAAAAATATAGTTAATGCTTATATGTTAACAGCTGAATTAACACCCTCTTCCTTAAAGGCTAAATATAAAAAAAATATACGCTTAAAATAAAATTATTTAACCAAATAAAACTAATAAAATTTCATGAACATAAATTTTATTTCATTAATACACAAAAAAAGACTGTCTTAAAAAGACAGCCTTAATAAAATCTTACAGGGAGTGATTTTCTCTTATATTTTACGAAGATATCCGGGTTTATTCATTGCATTGTCAAGAGAATATGTCCCCGAGCCTACAATAAAAAATACGATAAGTAATATCAGGATAATCAAAGAAAACCAGAATTCAGAATTCAGAAAACTAAATCCGTTTGTAATATTCACAAAAAACACAGCTCCCAGCAATATGGGAATTTGAAATGCAACTGCTATCCGTGTAGAAAGTCCTAAAGCAATGAATAACCCTCCTACCAGGTGAGCAAATGCTACGTAGTGGACTGCAGACCATATAGATAACTGAAAATTCGTTTTTTGAATAAGTCGGGATACAGAATCCGTATCCATAATAAAACTAACTCCTTTTGCAAAGATCACAATTCCTAATGCGATTCTTAATACATCTAGCCAGCGGGGATGATGAGCATCTCCCCAGTGCTCAATCTTGCTTATCAGGTTCATAATAACCTCCTCTTTAATGGGTTATATAAAGTTAACAATAAAATTTGCTCAAAACCTCAGTTTTATTGTAACATTTATTGCTGCGTGCTGCATTAAGGTGTAATCCTAAAAAAGAAGACGCCCAAAGTGGGGAACTCAGGGCGTCTTTCTAACCAATTATTAACCTAAATTATGAAAAGTACTGATATAACGACTGGAAAGCACTACAAATTACATCAGCCCCGACATTTTAAGATTTTTTAACATTTTAAAATGTAATTACTTAATTTTGCACAGCAAATTTAAGGCATGCGCTATCATCGCTTACTTCGTTTTTTTCTGATAGGACTCTTGTTCATTATTCAGCTGTTATTTCTTCTGGCTATATTCCGTGAAAATATGCAGTCGCCCTGGGTATCTGTTTTCATTATAGCGATCTCCATTCTTATTCTTGTATCCTACATCAGAGCCCCTATTCATCATGATAAGCATCTGTATGATCATATCCTGGTATCGATAGGTGTACCTTTAGGAGCCATAAGCTGTTACTATCTGCATACACATTTCCATCTGGGAACTGTTTTCTCAGCAGGCATTATCGGTACTGCAGGTTCCTTTGTACCGCTACTGAATA
Proteins encoded in this region:
- a CDS encoding SIR2 family protein produces the protein MGNSENTYALLIGNDINNISPGKSWNDLLQEIKAKFHIQDIEDADKPFPMLYEEIFLKAIKGGMKHEKELKTYIANRVTQINPNSIHEQIRQLPVTHIMTTNYEYTLEGQIPVNNDSVVRETTYSVYRRHQLHNKTYWHIHGECNSPNSINLGYEHYCGQLQGMRNYTISGTNYSNPRVNNTSFIRQLARGKKVACQSWIDLFFTTDIHIFGLALDFVETDLWWLLTYRARSKFYKRSSFIRNTIYYYIQEYYTERSKAKLDLLKTHDVKIVIINENDKQSYYQCILDRLKNSI
- a CDS encoding Crp/Fnr family transcriptional regulator, which gives rise to MEKLAYMINGTKGKIRRELSRMLNNYGVKSLLSKQMFYEKCKIKTLAKGSNIFLEGQVNNSEYILLSGILHKYNSCEKENVVTTGFYVSKSLITPHFLRTRDNKSIFSLHAVTDVVLAEISSKEYKRLQKLFKEFEVFEKHYIQEEILQISHHKVFLRCYDAKERLLFFRRQFPDLEASIPHSLIASYLGITHVSLSRIRGEIAKSKITVEESANS
- a CDS encoding DoxX family protein, translated to MNLISKIEHWGDAHHPRWLDVLRIALGIVIFAKGVSFIMDTDSVSRLIQKTNFQLSIWSAVHYVAFAHLVGGLFIALGLSTRIAVAFQIPILLGAVFFVNITNGFSFLNSEFWFSLIILILLIVFFIVGSGTYSLDNAMNKPGYLRKI